Within Gloeocapsa sp. DLM2.Bin57, the genomic segment ATAAGCGGATTTAACTCTTGATAAACCAGATATTTCTACATTTTCTAGTTTGCCCTCATAGGCAATTAGCTGTATTTCCTCTGAAACTTTTTGTTCTGGTACTATGACAACACTCGTGATATACCCAGAATTGACGTAAAGCTCCGTTAATTGTTCAGCATAAGCAAGCAATTCCTCCCAACAGACCATCTCCTCATTTAGGGCTAAGATTTTTTCTACCTCATCTTTTGGTAAAATAGTATTGTTGAGCAAAACTATTCTCTCCACAGCAAAACAGTAAGAAATATCAGATGCAGAGGCAGATGCAGAAGGGTTTTTTTGATTTAAGACAATATAATAACCATCACCCCATAGTGTAATTAGTAAGCCAATTTTTACAATAATTTTCAAAAACATTCCTAATAAAATCTTAGAAAACAAATTATGCAAGACAAGTACACACTTCTTTTTGTTGATGATGAAACTGATTTTGAACCTCTGATTCGTCAACTCCTCGCCAAAGAGATTAGTGAAGGTAAGTATGACGTACTTTATGTTCAAAGTGCCCAAGAAGCTTTCCAGATGATCCTTAATGATTTCGAGAGAAAAATTGATCTCGTCTTTACTGATCTAAAAATGCCTGGACAGAGCTTTGATGGTTTTGAACTTATCGAAAAACTTCGCCTCAAAAAAATATCTATCAAAATTATTGTTATCAGTGCTTTTGGAGATTTTGAAAATGTTCGTAATTCTCTGAAAAAACATAATGTCATTGATTTTATCACTAAATCAGCTACATCTGATTTCAACTTACCTGAGATTGTTAAATACTCTTTGGAACAATTAGAGAATATCAACTCAGAGAGCCGAAACGTTCGTTTCCAAACTCTCGTCAAAATGGTAAGAGAGCTTCCTTCTCATAGGATAAAACAACTTGTCGAAAACGTTTTACCTTCATGCAGCGTCGAAGATCTAAAACAAATGCAGCATCAACTTGTCCTCGAACAAGCTTTAGAACAAGCTAGGCAACGAGAAGCAAAAAAACCAGTTCCCTTCCCTCTCGAAACAACCGAACTTATAGAAAAACTTAAAAAAGGTGAAATCGATGTCAATACACTTAATATTGACGAATTTAATTCTACTCATAGAGGTATTGGCATTTATGAAAAAATGTTAACAAGAAACGGAAAACAGTACGGTCCTTACTACCACCTTCACTGGTTTGAAGATGGCAGACAGAAAGTTTATTACCTCGGTAAAAAAAAGACCTAAACTATCCACCATTATATTACATAACAAAAAGGGGTAAAGAATTTTGACTCTTTTTCAAGTTTGTGATATGATAAAAAAAGGATGTTTTATACAAATCGAATCAATTTTTTGTATAAAACATCTAATTAAAAACCAATGGTTTCAATTATTTAACTAAAACCTATCATGATTATATCACAAAATACTTTTGTTGCCAATTCTCCATCCTCAGTCAATCTTGACATACTTTCTCAACAAATCAAAACTTTCTGGAAAAATACACTCGACGAGATTGTAGCCATAGGTAATTATCTCGAATCTTTAAAACAGGA encodes:
- a CDS encoding response regulator, translating into MQDKYTLLFVDDETDFEPLIRQLLAKEISEGKYDVLYVQSAQEAFQMILNDFERKIDLVFTDLKMPGQSFDGFELIEKLRLKKISIKIIVISAFGDFENVRNSLKKHNVIDFITKSATSDFNLPEIVKYSLEQLENINSESRNVRFQTLVKMVRELPSHRIKQLVENVLPSCSVEDLKQMQHQLVLEQALEQARQREAKKPVPFPLETTELIEKLKKGEIDVNTLNIDEFNSTHRGIGIYEKMLTRNGKQYGPYYHLHWFEDGRQKVYYLGKKKT